From the genome of Xiphophorus hellerii strain 12219 chromosome 11, Xiphophorus_hellerii-4.1, whole genome shotgun sequence, one region includes:
- the LOC116728353 gene encoding F-box only protein 40-like, with protein sequence MSHRFRGSRVRQHLHCDSCYSRRCRARVEPSASCALVPCRLLCGAVFHLCKEEDHLLLCPNVRVPCLNAEYGCPVQLPRSSRAAHLQVCPASVVCCSMEWLRWPVDDTNPNNFNAMQDNMMKERETHGEALDVAMALVDQSDLYARLKMKPLYPELMEQEEEENIKDESREEIAVGGVQDQNPSEALPVSSMSENHAAEETAQSVTQPPVINIEKYNLFEMMFSMERGACAVAQENLENQKQKLANEGRSQKAPEQERQDTTSPRSCPPPDTSKTGLAPWQEGVLERLGQELTPQEYNMYMVHHGRMLLAFGQIEACTSREKDFVYGSLEPIAVQTLHSFKVPVSYRHKRRVHLNETAARVQTEHRSVDTSDLGASEEDWFVDEAEATLLGYAEMAVMGHKISETKGADGLYVDFGTQTHSFHTSPFKQRTTLAEVMADRPLKLLLQLQAETVNSRNNRASCAFTFLCGHSFHRREFATHFRNVHSDIQMCLSEWFEQQCPLAYLGCTYRQRRFHPSTQKATVTYNQQLRCFNLRPDVLPSLDGKAGDGEDRLSSLPYEVLCHMASFLDSQSLSQLALVSRLMRQVCSSLLQDRGMVTLRWERTSSSHGRAKWKSKPVWEFSHLFSAVDSWNMADIPPISAHLKVCPFYQKTEQKERVALPFITEKQQKSPKGQSLLNHFTGQR encoded by the exons ATG AGTCACCGTTTTCGCGGCTCCAGGGTCCGGCAGCATCTCCACTGTGACTCCTGCTACAGCCGGCGCTGCAGGGCTCGGGTGGAGCCTTCTGCCAGCTGCGCTCTCGTTCCCTGCCGTCTGCTTTGCGGAGCGGTTTTCCACCTGTGCAAAGAGGAGGATCACCTGCTGCTGTGCCCCAATGTGAGGGTGCCGTGCCTCAACGCCGAGTACGGCTGCCCAGTCCAGCTGCCCCGCTCCTCGCGGGCGGCTCATCTGCAGGTGTGTCCGGCCAGCGTGGTTTGCTGCTCCATGGAGTGGCTGCGCTGGCCAGTGGATGACACAAACCCAAATAACTTCAACGCCATGCAGGACAACATGATGAAGGAAAGAGAGACGCACGGAGAGGCTTTGGATGTTGCTATGGCTTTAGTTGACCAGTCAGACCTGTACGCCCGCCTCAAAATGAAGCCTCTGTATCCAGAGCTTATggagcaagaagaagaagagaacaTAAAGGatgagagcagagaggagatcGCAGTCGGAGGTGTTCAAGACCAAAACCCAAGTGAAG CTCTGCCTGTAAGCAGCATGTCTGAAAATCATGCTGCAGAAGAAACTGCTCAGAGTGTTACACAACCTCCAGTGATCAACATTGAGAAGTACAATCTGTTTGAGATGATGTTCAGCATGGAGAGAGGCGCCTGCGCTGTCGCTCAGGAGAATttggaaaatcaaaaacaaaaactagccAACGAGGGAAGAAGCCAGAAAGCACCAGAACAGGAGCGCCAGGACACAACCAGTCCCAGAAGCTGCCCTCCACCTGACACCAGTAAGACGGGCCTGGCCCCGTGGCAGGAGGGGGTTCTGGAGCGGCTGGGGCAGGAGCTCACCCCTCAGGAGTACAACATGTACATGGTGCATCACGGACGCATGCTGCTGGCCTTCGGGCAGATTGAGGCCTGCACTTCCAGGGAGAAAGACTTTGTCTATGGCAGCCTGGAGCCAATTGCAGTCCAGACGCTGCACTCTTTCAAG GTGCCTGTAAGTTATCGTCATAAGAGGCGGGTTCATCTCAACGAGACGGCTGCTCGGGTGCAGACTGAACATCGAAGCGTGGACACATCAGACCTGGGAGCCAGTGAGGAGGACTGGTTTGTAGATGAAGCTGAAGCAACTCTGCTGGGCTACGCTGAGATGGCAGTCATGGGTCACAAG atcagTGAGACAAAGGGAGCAGACGGGCTGTATGTGGACTTCGGCACGCAGACGCACTCTTTCCACACATCGCCCTTCAAGCAGAGGACGACCTTGGCGGAAGTGATGGCGGACCGGCCGCTGAAGCTTCTTCTGCAGCTTCAGGCGGAAACCGTAAACAGCAGGAACAACAGAGCCAGCTGTGCGTTCACGTTCCTCTGCGGTCACAGCTTCCACCGCAGAGAGTTCGCCACACACTTCAG GAATGTGCACAGTGACATCCAGATGTGTCTGAGTGAATGGTTTGAACAGCAGTGCCCCCTGGCGTACCTGGGATGCACCTACAGGCAGAGGAGGTTTCATCCCTCCACACAGAAAGCCACCGTCACCTACAA TCAGCAGCTGAGGTGTTTCAACTTGCGTCCAGACGTTCTTCCCTCTCTGGACGGCAAAGCTGGAGACGGGGAGGACCGGCTGAGCTCGCTGCCCTACGAGGTGCTGTGCCACATGGCCAGCTTCCTGGACAGCCAGTCCCTGTCCCAGCTGGCCCTGGTGTCCCGCCTCATGAGGCAGGTCTGCTCCTCCCTGCTGCAAGACCGAGGGATGGTGACGCTCCGCTGGGAGAGGACGAGCTCCTCACATGGGAGAGCCAAGTGGAAGTCCAAACCt gTGTGGGAGTTCAGTCATCTGTTCTCTGCTGTGGATTCATGGAACATGGCCGACATACCTCCGATTTCTGCTCATCTGAAAGTCTGTCCTTTCTACCAGAAAACTGAGCAGAAGGAACGGGTTGCCCTCCCTTTCATTactgaaaaacagcagaagagtCCGAAGGGTCAGAGTCTCCTCAATCACTTTACAGGACAAAGATGA
- the LOC116728352 gene encoding F-box only protein 40-like: MSHRFRGSRVRQHLHCDSCYSRRCRARVEPSASCALVPCRLLCGAVFHLCKEEDHLLLCPNVRVPCLNAEYGCPVQLPRSSRAAHLQVCPASVVCCSMEWNRWPSNIACSQPHTELLENLLRERERFGCLDLAIALQDQDALFHSIKMKKLFPELIQTAEEEAREERRQEEEMKKEKEKKKQALMEKEAAERAAAKEARDKIWEAVNMINVNFPDEKQDEDEEEYEENQPMLSQAEREAIARASEVDAGLLENYNAWERMFSMEMGGCRESEGTAAGSRGQARGRGKSLGSLKEEEATCAGAAASTSSACSSSLTGKPKKKSFVYGNLEPMKIITVRTFKIPTSFTARQSRIRNPGFYKRENVAVDTSDLGVVPGDMPVWEEVQASLLCSLERERRGHLIAESTSSDSLLMDEGTQTYSFLSAPFRRNTSLADLTAGKPLELHLQLQVESVTSRHNKASSAFTFLCGHTFQRTEYGKHFKNIHSDIQMCVNGWFEQRCPLAYMGCTYSQRRFRPSTFEATVNFNKELGCFGLHPSTPFAQPTGGGHTEGGEDRLSSLPYEVLCHMASFLDSQSLSQLALVSRLMRQVCSSLLQDRGMVTLRWERTSSSHGRAKWRVTHRVWQFSSLFSPVDAWSFRDVPSIAEHLKVCPYNEVESKTEKIRLPRVREEIKPKKCCKGPTLVTLFQEKRIMM; encoded by the exons ATG AGTCACCGTTTTCGCGGCTCCAGGGTCCGGCAGCATCTCCACTGTGACTCCTGCTACAGCCGGCGCTGCAGGGCTCGGGTGGAGCCTTCTGCCAGCTGCGCTCTCGTTCCCTGCCGTCTGCTTTGCGGAGCGGTTTTCCACCTGTGCAAAGAGGAGGATCACCTGCTGCTGTGCCCCAATGTGAGGGTGCCGTGCCTCAACGCCGAGTACGGCTGCCCGGTTCAGCTGCCCCGCTCCTCGCGGGCGGCTCACCTGCAGGTGTGTCCGGCCAGCGTGGTTTGCTGCTCCATGGAGTGGAACCGCTGGCCTTCCAACATCGCCTGTTCTCAGCCGCACACCGAGCTGTTAGAAAACCTGCTCAGGGAACGAGAGAGGTTTGGATGTCTGGACCTGGCCATAGCTCTGCAAGACCAGGATGCTCTGTTTCACTCCATAAAGATGAAGAAACTGTTCCCGGAGCTGATCCAGACCGCAGAGGAGGAAGCGAGGGAAGAACggaggcaggaggaggagatgaagaaggagaaggagaagaagaaacaggctCTCATGGAGAAGGAGGCAGCAGAGAGAGCAGCTGCAAAAGAAGCAAGGGACAAAATCTGGGAAGCAGTTAACATGATTAATGTGAATTTCCCTGATGAAAAACAagatgaggatgaagaggaaTATGAAGAAAATCAGCCGATGTTGTCTCAAGCGGAGAGGGAGGCAATAGCCAGAGCATCAGAAGTGGATGCTGGTCTGCTGGAGAACTACAACGCCTGGGAGCGCATGTTCAGCATGGAGATGGGAGGCTGCAGGGAATCCGAGGGCACGGCTGCAGGAAGTAGAGGTCAGGCGAGAGGAAGAGGGAAAAGCCTTGGTTCactgaaggaggaggaggcaaCCTGTGCTGGTGCAGCAGCATCCACCAGCAGTGCATGCTCCTCCTCTCTTACTGGGAAACCCAAAAAGAAGAGCTTTGTGTACGGAAATCTAGAGCCGATGAAAATCATCACTGTGCGCACGTTTAAAATCCCAACCAGCTTCACAGCCAGGCAAAGCCGCATCCGTAACCCGGGTTTCTACAAGAGAGAAAACGTAGCAGTGGACACCAGCGACCTGGGTGTGGTGCCAGGCGACATGCCAGTGTGGGAGGAGGTTCAG GCCTCCCTGCTGTGCTCCCTGGAGAGGGAGCGGAGGGGTCACCTCATCGCTGAGAGCACGTCCTCGGACAGCCTGCTGATGGATGAAGGCACGCAGACCTACAGCTTCCTGTCCGCTCCTTTCCGCAGGAACACGTCGCTGGCTGACCTGACAGCTGGAAAACCGCTGGAGCTGcacctgcagctgcaggtggAGAGCGTCACCAGCCGGCACAACAAGGCCAGCTCCGCCTTCACCTTCCTCTGCGGACACACCTTCCAGCGCACGGAATACGGAAAACACTTCAA GAACATCCACAGCGACATTCAGATGTGTGTGAACGGCTGGTTTGAACAGCGGTGCCCCCTAGCGTACATGGGATGTACCTACAGCCAGAGGAGGTTTCGGCCTTCCACATTTGAAGCCACCGTCAACTTcaa TAAGGAGCTGGGCTGCTTTGGCCTGCATCCGTCCACCCCGTTTGCTCAGCCTACAGGTGGAGGTCACACCGAAGGAGGGGAAGACCGGCTGAGCTCGCTGCCCTATGAGGTGCTGTGCCACATGGCCAGCTTCCTGGACAGCCAGTCCCTGTCACAGCTGGCCCTGGTGTCCCGCCTCATGAGGCAGGTCTGCTCCTCCCTGCTGCAGGACCGAGGGATGGTGACGCTCCGCTGGGAGAGGACGAGCTCCTCACATGGGAGAGCCAAGTGGAGGGTGACACACAGG GTGTGGCAGTTTAGCTCCCTGTTCTCTCCTGTGGACGCCTGGAGCTTCAGAGACGTCCCGTCCATCGCTGAGCATCTTAAAGTTTGTCCCTACAACGAGGTCGAGTCCAAGACTGAGAAAATTCGCTTGCCTCGTGTTCGAGAAGAAATTAAACCGAAGAAGTGCTGCAAAGGTCCCACGCTGGTCACACTGTTCCAGGAGAAGAGGATCATGATGTAG
- the ccdc92bb gene encoding coiled-coil domain containing 92Bb — protein sequence MDAGRLEQQVASVDRGICFLKQEHLTMLTGLQLEITHLKRRCHELSCELDSKFPDRNTAEEEAELAARCEAAERLLERQQCMTVTVRGELRAGRARAVALGRSLREEERRFLEELKRRSHKITLLNRELQRQNVMTTTLHHELHGARLKLFQQRQRGKREEEEEEEEEEEGGSDWPLSPHPGASSVQPEGRPRKNISVREERVRACIPQERVTSPQSPHPMPDPALFLVPLRYRLLRWSRPMRLQDGEEGEDEWEDIEDSRVPRRVDMGAGEGETAL from the exons ATGGACGCCGGGAGGCTGGAGCAGCAGGTGGCCAGCGTTGACAGGGGGATCTGCTTCCTGAAGCAGGAGCACCTGACCATGCTGACCGGCCTGCAGCTGGAGATCACGCACCTGAAGAGGCGCTGTCACG AGCTGAGCTGTGAGCTGGACTCCAAGTTTCctgacagaaacacagcag AGGAGGAAGCAGAGCTGGCGGCGCGTTGCGAGGCCGCAGAGCGCCTCCTGGAGCGGCAGCAGTGCATGACGGTCACAGTGCGCGGGGAGCTGCGGGCCGGCCGGGCCCGAGCTGTGGCACTCGGGAGGAGCCTGCGGGAGGAGGAGCGGCGGTtcctggaggagctgaagcGCCGCAGCCACAAGATCACATTGCTGAATCGAGAACTTCAGCGGCAAAACGTCATGACGACGACGCTGCACCACGAGCTGCATGGCGCACGGTTGAAACTTTTCCAGCAGCGGCAGAGGGGgaaaagagaggaggaagaggaggaggaggaagaggaagaaggagggTCAGACTGGCCTCTGTCTCCTCATCCCGGTGCCTCCTCCGTCCAGCCAGAGGGGAGACCCAGGAAGAACATCAGTGTGAGGGAGGAGAGGGTTAGAGCCTGCATCCCACAGGAGAGAGTCACGTCACCACAGAGTCCACACCCGATGCCTGACCCCGCCCTCTTCCTGGTGCCGCTCAGGTACCGCCTCCTCCGCTGGAGCCGGCCAATGAGGCTGCAGGACGGTGAGGAGGGGGAGGACGAGTGGGAGGACATAGAGGACAGCAGGGTGCCCAGGAGGGTGGATATGGGCGCAGGCGAGGGAGAGACGGCTCTGTGA